From Granulicella sp. WH15, the proteins below share one genomic window:
- a CDS encoding SGNH/GDSL hydrolase family protein, with protein sequence MTTKKTGNDKNNGNDKNNGNGKSNGVVGVGVGEILEESGMGAKSRSWGRVGEYLLAWSLLLGVLGGFGAMRAGAAMGQSGSATTEVTDTVYRADGTAAGGTVLISWPSFSTANGASVPAGSTSVTIGAGGAFEVSLVPNAGSTPMGSYYTVVYHLDDGSTTREYWVVPVSAAPVTVGSIKSTVLPASVAMQTVSKAYVDTAITAAQLGHPLDASTPYVLKTGDTMTGALVLPTDPTTPTQAADKHYVDTQIAGVIAGSNQKVNTIPVATQTVIQPVGTTLGVSNLNGVESASQFVSGAGNNGIANATATADCASGCTVAVEPTYASSEKAVPANWAPETHVEDMRNGVRDDSFRDPLNFQGNSVNAAQEINLVATRSSLDQFALTRGNSYSTGLLINTTGLTGGNNAYPEHVQGTVPYFKSNYAGEILQGTYNTPGQHIQLGQQQNCFGVGDCLLGSQFMYSSGGFRDDTDEGAHPSDFQILEDTRVLEGTCQSGCTPGSTQVQLTVTANPGTEGEGRYLIDLNPAHVLTTGTITGGTDGVVGSLPVVTFSGTAFPVSVMLETAQTITTQTNSILPGTVTVPIVTSGVPAGYATSTASLPGNSGVACVTDFMEQDDRSLNYEMASYSVMDASHLTMTLNRAHGAGATIAVGGLCGYGIEETADTTAGIRQVFPVAASTSATSLMYAGGITRVLGRSGTTGAYLNVNGTIGSISRNGNVVTVTTSSNLPADVNGLTVAVAGVADSSFNGSFAVTTTGANSLTYAQTGANSTSSGGTIGYVNGSFALYPMAEVIGVYNTATKAVDGLMTLAPNTVQWAQNDPVEHPHYFQEKVAPDGHYFQQFTARPGRTVASSLVYEGNNGPGLTGFAVSNASDPTQYLGDGGTRTAPDAAYAATGVWNNAMSVTAGVSSTFAVHCNLHGCGRWDSVYNLFALDSVGGQDVVTYAPATSTLDFRLNGTHYGFTPQALTAGTINVGTLNATSVNASSIQGAIAASSLPVFKASGSLHAAGAVPDPGATAGTSRYLREDGTWNAVVGGVASVNGQTGTVVVDAAGAAAAVQTNLNATNVTVTANTAALAALAPVATSGNAKDVSGIGGVPQRASLLAEYLLNEGTGTVAHDTSGQGNDGTISGATWEGTTDLNFTVLGEYIQMPTAVNQANTFQFAVYEPTFGSGSGAMPPGYGEPAAFGVNASLLCGTDTAHTCLIAMSNISSGKSQRFEAFNSDHTESKEPLSAGWHIVTIVNGGSGKLDHLYYDGAEVNGYITQGSNMLLHPATGNYQIGGSTAYTGSWWLGKVAAAWAWSTSLSSTDVQAAATAATAYVKGKGGFVNYRPAQHDGGLIIGGIDSRTAGSNGVSSSANVWLANLTLTDSTYTTVNLGMPGSMAYDDAAMFDMLYAPLIGTNSGPTITVLWGGVNDFPHNQSARQIANYLKTMAQKAKALGSKVIVATEISSNNNGDTYKDGLDPIIRAEAFSWGADNIADLATIPHLGADGAYANTTYFADGLHPNNTGELFLDTVFSNAINELIGSNETSNRHTTAAATYAEVAGDRFLDLTGTAAQAVTLPGCMGYSLPRQIVNIGSVAATVAPASGDTLVGATSIAVGAKAMFVPIPGTLAAAGCNWERTQ encoded by the coding sequence ATGACAACCAAGAAAACAGGCAACGACAAGAACAACGGCAACGACAAGAACAACGGCAACGGCAAGAGCAATGGGGTTGTGGGTGTGGGTGTGGGTGAGATTTTAGAGGAGAGTGGGATGGGTGCTAAGAGTAGAAGTTGGGGGCGGGTGGGTGAGTACCTGCTGGCCTGGTCGCTGCTGCTGGGCGTGCTGGGTGGATTTGGTGCGATGCGCGCTGGGGCGGCTATGGGCCAATCCGGGTCCGCTACGACCGAGGTGACCGATACCGTGTATCGGGCGGATGGTACGGCCGCGGGTGGGACGGTGTTGATTAGCTGGCCTTCGTTTTCGACGGCCAATGGGGCTTCAGTTCCGGCGGGAAGTACGTCGGTGACGATTGGGGCGGGCGGTGCGTTTGAGGTGTCGCTGGTGCCTAATGCGGGTTCGACGCCGATGGGGAGCTACTACACGGTGGTGTATCACCTGGACGACGGCAGCACCACGCGGGAGTACTGGGTAGTGCCGGTGAGTGCGGCTCCGGTGACTGTGGGGTCGATTAAGAGCACCGTGCTGCCCGCCAGCGTGGCGATGCAGACGGTGAGCAAGGCTTATGTCGATACGGCCATTACAGCCGCGCAGTTGGGGCATCCGCTGGATGCTTCGACGCCGTATGTGTTGAAGACCGGAGATACGATGACGGGCGCGCTGGTGTTGCCGACGGACCCGACGACGCCGACGCAGGCAGCGGATAAGCACTATGTCGATACCCAGATTGCGGGCGTGATCGCGGGCAGCAACCAGAAGGTGAACACGATTCCGGTGGCGACGCAGACGGTGATTCAGCCGGTGGGGACGACGCTGGGAGTGAGCAATCTGAATGGTGTGGAGAGCGCGAGCCAGTTTGTGAGCGGGGCGGGGAACAACGGCATCGCCAATGCGACCGCGACGGCTGACTGCGCGAGTGGATGCACGGTGGCGGTGGAGCCTACCTATGCTTCGAGCGAGAAGGCAGTGCCCGCGAACTGGGCTCCCGAGACGCATGTGGAGGATATGCGGAATGGGGTTCGCGACGACAGCTTTCGCGATCCGCTGAACTTTCAAGGCAACTCGGTGAATGCGGCGCAGGAGATCAACCTGGTGGCGACGCGAAGCTCGTTAGATCAGTTTGCGCTTACGCGCGGGAATTCCTATTCGACCGGCCTGCTCATCAATACGACGGGGCTTACGGGCGGCAATAATGCCTATCCCGAGCATGTACAGGGGACGGTGCCGTACTTCAAGTCGAACTATGCCGGAGAGATTCTGCAGGGGACGTACAACACGCCGGGCCAGCATATTCAACTGGGGCAACAGCAGAACTGCTTCGGAGTCGGCGACTGCCTGCTGGGGTCGCAGTTTATGTACTCGTCGGGCGGGTTCAGGGACGATACCGACGAGGGAGCGCATCCCTCCGACTTCCAGATACTGGAGGATACGCGGGTACTGGAAGGAACATGCCAGAGCGGCTGTACGCCGGGCTCGACGCAGGTGCAGCTTACGGTGACGGCGAATCCGGGAACAGAGGGCGAGGGGCGCTACCTGATCGACCTGAACCCGGCGCATGTGCTGACGACCGGCACCATTACGGGGGGAACGGATGGTGTGGTGGGTAGCCTGCCCGTGGTTACGTTCAGCGGCACGGCCTTTCCGGTGAGCGTGATGCTGGAGACGGCGCAGACCATTACGACGCAGACCAATTCGATACTGCCGGGAACGGTGACGGTTCCGATTGTGACTTCGGGCGTGCCCGCGGGCTATGCGACGAGCACCGCTTCGTTGCCGGGCAATAGCGGCGTGGCCTGCGTGACCGACTTTATGGAGCAGGACGACCGCTCGTTGAACTACGAGATGGCCAGCTACAGCGTGATGGATGCGAGCCACCTGACGATGACGCTGAACCGCGCGCATGGTGCCGGGGCCACGATTGCTGTGGGTGGGTTGTGCGGCTATGGCATTGAGGAGACCGCCGATACTACGGCCGGGATTCGGCAGGTGTTTCCGGTGGCGGCTTCGACTTCGGCGACGAGCCTGATGTATGCGGGCGGCATTACGCGGGTGCTGGGAAGAAGCGGTACGACGGGCGCTTACCTGAACGTGAATGGGACGATCGGCTCGATCTCGCGGAATGGCAATGTGGTGACCGTTACGACCTCGAGCAATTTGCCAGCGGATGTGAATGGGCTGACGGTGGCGGTGGCAGGGGTGGCGGATTCGAGCTTCAACGGCAGCTTTGCTGTGACCACGACTGGAGCCAACTCGCTGACCTATGCGCAGACGGGAGCGAACAGCACGAGCAGTGGCGGAACGATCGGCTATGTGAATGGCTCGTTTGCGCTGTACCCAATGGCCGAGGTGATCGGCGTATACAACACGGCGACGAAGGCCGTGGATGGGCTGATGACGCTGGCTCCGAACACGGTGCAGTGGGCGCAGAACGACCCGGTGGAGCACCCGCACTACTTCCAGGAGAAGGTGGCTCCGGATGGTCACTATTTCCAGCAGTTTACGGCGAGACCGGGGAGGACGGTGGCTTCGAGCCTTGTCTATGAGGGCAATAACGGACCCGGCCTGACGGGCTTTGCGGTCAGTAATGCTTCGGATCCGACGCAGTACCTGGGAGATGGCGGAACGCGCACGGCTCCGGATGCGGCGTATGCAGCTACGGGCGTGTGGAACAACGCGATGTCGGTGACGGCGGGCGTCTCGTCCACGTTTGCGGTGCATTGCAACCTGCATGGGTGCGGGCGCTGGGACTCGGTGTACAACCTGTTTGCGCTGGACAGCGTGGGGGGGCAGGATGTGGTGACGTACGCTCCGGCGACCAGCACTCTGGACTTCAGGCTGAACGGGACACATTATGGGTTTACGCCACAGGCGCTGACGGCGGGAACGATCAACGTGGGGACGTTGAACGCTACGTCGGTAAATGCCTCGAGCATTCAGGGGGCGATTGCGGCTTCGAGCCTGCCGGTCTTCAAGGCTTCGGGCAGCTTGCACGCGGCCGGTGCGGTGCCGGACCCGGGAGCTACGGCGGGAACTAGCCGCTATCTGCGTGAGGATGGGACGTGGAATGCGGTCGTAGGCGGAGTGGCTTCGGTGAATGGCCAGACCGGCACGGTGGTTGTGGATGCGGCGGGCGCGGCGGCGGCGGTGCAGACGAATCTGAATGCGACCAATGTGACGGTGACCGCTAATACTGCGGCTCTGGCGGCGCTGGCTCCAGTGGCTACGTCGGGCAATGCGAAGGATGTGTCGGGCATCGGCGGAGTGCCGCAGCGGGCGAGTCTGCTGGCGGAGTATCTGTTGAACGAGGGCACGGGCACGGTGGCTCACGATACCAGCGGCCAGGGGAACGATGGGACGATCTCGGGCGCTACTTGGGAGGGGACGACGGACCTGAACTTTACGGTGCTGGGGGAGTACATCCAGATGCCTACGGCGGTGAACCAGGCGAATACGTTTCAGTTTGCGGTGTATGAGCCGACATTCGGCTCGGGATCGGGCGCAATGCCGCCAGGGTATGGAGAGCCTGCGGCCTTTGGAGTCAATGCTTCGCTGCTCTGCGGCACGGACACGGCGCACACCTGCCTGATTGCGATGTCGAATATCTCGTCGGGTAAATCACAGCGGTTCGAGGCCTTCAACTCGGACCACACGGAGTCGAAGGAGCCGCTGAGCGCGGGGTGGCATATCGTCACGATCGTGAATGGCGGATCTGGGAAGCTGGACCACCTTTACTACGATGGCGCGGAGGTGAATGGCTATATCACGCAGGGCTCCAACATGCTGCTGCACCCGGCGACGGGGAACTACCAGATCGGCGGCTCGACGGCTTACACCGGGTCGTGGTGGCTGGGGAAGGTGGCGGCGGCCTGGGCGTGGAGTACGTCGCTCTCTTCGACCGATGTGCAGGCGGCGGCGACGGCGGCAACCGCTTATGTGAAGGGGAAGGGTGGCTTCGTAAACTATCGGCCGGCGCAGCATGATGGGGGATTGATTATCGGAGGCATCGACTCGCGCACGGCGGGCAGCAATGGAGTGAGCAGCTCAGCCAATGTGTGGCTGGCGAACCTGACGCTGACCGATTCGACGTATACGACGGTGAACCTGGGGATGCCGGGCTCGATGGCCTATGACGATGCGGCGATGTTCGACATGCTGTATGCGCCGTTGATTGGAACGAACTCCGGACCCACGATCACGGTGCTGTGGGGCGGGGTGAACGACTTTCCGCATAACCAGAGCGCGCGGCAGATAGCCAACTACCTGAAGACCATGGCGCAGAAGGCGAAGGCGCTGGGGTCGAAGGTGATTGTGGCTACGGAGATCAGCTCGAACAACAATGGCGATACCTACAAGGATGGCCTGGACCCGATTATCCGGGCGGAGGCGTTTAGCTGGGGTGCGGATAATATCGCAGACCTGGCGACGATTCCGCACCTGGGAGCCGATGGCGCGTATGCGAACACAACCTACTTTGCCGATGGGCTGCACCCGAATAATACGGGCGAGCTTTTTCTGGATACGGTGTTCAGCAATGCGATCAATGAGCTGATTGGATCGAACGAGACATCGAACCGGCATACGACGGCGGCGGCTACCTATGCCGAAGTGGCGGGGGATCGGTTCCTGGATCTGACGGGTACGGCGGCGCAGGCGGTGACGCTGCCGGGCTGCATGGGGTACTCTCTGCCGCGGCAGATTGTGAACATCGGCTCGGTGGCGGCGACGGTGGCTCCGGCGAGCGGGGATACGCTGGTGGGGGCTACCTCGATTGCTGTGGGGGCGAAGGCGATGTTTGTTCCGATTCCGGGAACTCTGGCTGCGGCTGGATGCAACTGGGAGCGGACTCAGTAG